The genomic DNA GCAGGTCCCCGAGCTGTCCGTTGACGCGGTCCGCAGTGAGCTTGAGGCCCGGGACCGCGAAATCCTCAATCCGTTCAGCAAGGATTCCCAAGTCACCGCAATCCGGGGTGCCCGCACGTACCTCGGCGACCGGCTTATCCGCACGGCCGCCCCGCACCGGATTCTGGACCCCAAGGCAGGACCACTGATTGCCGTCCGCCTTTCGGTGCTGACCCGCAAAACCCTCGGCGGATTGGAAACTGACCTGCAGTCACGGGTCCTGGGCGACGACGGCGCTCCGGTGCCGGGGCTCTTCGCCGCAGGCGAGGCAGCGGGATTCGGCGGCGGCGGTATGCACGGCTACCGGTCCCTGGAAGGCACGTTCCTGGGCGGATGCCTCTTCAGCGGCCGTGCAGCCGGCCGAGCCGCGGCCGGGCAGGGCACCGCACAAACATAGGCACCGCACAAACATAGAGGCGCCGCTTAAAGACGCCCGGCCGGGACAGCAGCCTCATGGATGCCGTCCCGGCCGGTGCGGGAGTTGAAGGGACTAGCCCGCGTATCCCATCTTCCGGGCCTGCCGGTATTCCTTCATCTGGTTGTAGTAGGCGCTGGCCGGGCCCATGAACAGCATGACCACGCCGGCAATAAGCAGCAGGATGGAGACCAGGCTGAGGATGCCGGCCGGTGAACCGTTGACCCCGATCAGGCTGGTGAGGGACAGACCGGCGAAAACGGCCATGACGATCCGGGCCCAGTTGTGTCCCTTACGGGCGAACACAGCGAACAGGACGTTGACGGCAAGGCTGATCACGCCGATAACGACTGCTGTGACCAGGCCAATGGTGACGGCCGTATCCACATCGGAGCCGGTCAGGCCGCTGGCGCGTGCCAGTTCAGCGCGGCCTGCATCGGAGGTCAGGGTAGCCACGGACAGAACCAGACCGATGAGGCTCGCAACAGCCGAGGCGATCAGCAGCCAGAAGCCGCGCTCCACGGCCGAGGGCCGCTGCGGCTCGTTGGCTACAGGGGCGGATTCTCCGCCGCTGTACGCGCCGTAGTTGTAATTAGGCGTGCTCATAGTAATTTTCCCCTTTTGTTTCACACGAATAATGAATGACTATCAGTGAAGACCCAAACGATGTCCTGCCCAGCCTAGCCAAGTCAAAGCCCCAATGGGTCCCCATAACGGTGGATATTCCCGGGGTTTTTGCCCGGCTTCCGAAACCGGGCTCCACCGAATGGAGGATGTGCGGGCAGGTCACGCGGTGGTGCTGGCTGCCGGGTGCGGAAAGAGCGGGAATAAAGGGTGTGTCCGCGGCCGTTCCCCACTGTATGCAAACGCATGAAAAGGAGAATCGGATGACTGATCGCAGGCTAGTGGTGGTTTCGGGCGGGCTGGGCGTTCCCTCGTCCTCGCGGATGCTGGCCGATGCTCTGGCAGCGGCAGCGCGGATGGAAATCGAAGCCGGCGGACTGAGCGCATCTGTCAGCACCTTCGAGCTGCGGGAATACGCCGTGGACATTGCCAACTCCATGGTCACCGGCTATGCGCCTCCGCGATTGGAAGCGGCCATCAACGAGCTGGTTGCCGCCGATGCCCTGATTGCCGTCTCTCCGGTCTTCACCGCCTCCATGAGCGGCCTGTTCAAATCCTTCTTTGACGTCATCGATAATTCGTCCCTTGACGGCAAGCCCGTACTGATCGGCGCCACCGGCGGAAGTGCCCGCCATTCCATGGTGCTGGACTATTCCATGCGCCCCATGTTCAGCTACCTGCGCGCACGGACGGCCCCCACCGCTGTTTACGCTGCTCCCGGCGACTGGGGAGAAGGCGAAACCGGCACCGGTTCCCTGGATCAGCGGGTCCGCCGTGCTGCCGGCGAGCTGGTTGCCCTGATGGGGGATGCTCCCGCTCCACGGCCGCGGGCGGGCGCGGCGCCGCAGAAGCTTGCTGAAACGTCACTGCCGTTCGAAGAGCTGCTGGCCCAGACGCAGCGCAAGTAGCGTCCGCGGGGGCCAATCCGGCCGGGACCCTGCCCGGCCGGACCCGCGGACCCTATACTTTTGGGACTGCCAGCTCACTTCGAACGGGGACCGTTCATGGAACCGAGCGTTGCAATCCTGCCTCAGGCCAGTGACTACGCGCTTCAGGCGGTGCACGCCGGCGGGGGCGTGGTTGAACCGCTTTCCCCGAGCACTCTCGGACTGATCCTTACAGGCGGCCTCTCCCGGGATGCGCTGGAAACCGTACTGCTGCAGTATCCGCACCTGAGCTGGATCCAACTGCCGCTGGCAGGTGTGGACGCATATGAGGACCTGATCCTGCGCACCCCGGACCGCCAATGGACCAGTGGCAAAGGCGCCTTTGCGCAGCCGGTGGGTGAATTCGCCCTGGCATTGACCCTGGCAGTACTTCGCTCGGTGGACACCTTTGCACGGGCACGGTCCTGGGGGAGTCCGCAGGGCGTTTCACTGCACGGGAAGAATGTAACCGTTGTCGGAGCCGGGGGAGTGGGTCGGGAGATCCTGCGCCTGGTCTCAGCCTTCACCGACCACGTCACCATGGTGCGTGC from Arthrobacter zhangbolii includes the following:
- a CDS encoding FMN reductase — protein: MTDRRLVVVSGGLGVPSSSRMLADALAAAARMEIEAGGLSASVSTFELREYAVDIANSMVTGYAPPRLEAAINELVAADALIAVSPVFTASMSGLFKSFFDVIDNSSLDGKPVLIGATGGSARHSMVLDYSMRPMFSYLRARTAPTAVYAAPGDWGEGETGTGSLDQRVRRAAGELVALMGDAPAPRPRAGAAPQKLAETSLPFEELLAQTQRK
- a CDS encoding NAD(P)-dependent oxidoreductase; translated protein: MEPSVAILPQASDYALQAVHAGGGVVEPLSPSTLGLILTGGLSRDALETVLLQYPHLSWIQLPLAGVDAYEDLILRTPDRQWTSGKGAFAQPVGEFALALTLAVLRSVDTFARARSWGSPQGVSLHGKNVTVVGAGGVGREILRLVSAFTDHVTMVRAHDRPVPGAERTVTDAGLDGVLPGTEVLILAAPMTAATKHLIDARRLALLPPEAFLINIARGPLVDTDALVAALAQDRLAGAALDVTDPQPLPDGHPLWSEPRALITPHSGETQDMIRPHFARRVRNNVHNLAVGAPLEGLVDAQAGY